Proteins from a single region of Chitinibacter bivalviorum:
- the hisS gene encoding histidine--tRNA ligase, which yields MAQTIQGIRGMNDALPDETPQWQFFERVTREWLAAYGYKQIRMPIVESTHLFVRGVGEHTDIVEKEMYAFEDSLNGEKLTLRPEGTAGCVRACIEHGLLYNQTQRLWYIGPMFRHERPQKGRLRQFHQLGVEAFGFATPDVDAEMILMLADLWPRLGLTGLSLELNSLGNADERAAHRAELIKYLEGYVDVLDEDSRRRLYTNPLRVLDTKNPALQQMAENAPRLSDFLGDESKAHFEGVKLLLDDAGIEYKINPRLVRGLDYYNRTVFEWVTTELGAQGTVAAGGRYDGLVEQLGGKPCPGVGFAMGIERLLLLLEAQKITAPASAPDVYVISQGDEAARYAFTAARQMRALGLNVIYHAGGGSFKSQFKKADQSGAQFAVIVGEGEMQAGTVNVKTLTGVKQGEQQTVAQDQLANLICSLK from the coding sequence ATGGCTCAAACCATTCAAGGTATCCGCGGCATGAACGATGCGCTGCCGGATGAAACGCCGCAATGGCAGTTTTTTGAACGTGTTACTCGCGAGTGGCTGGCTGCTTATGGTTATAAGCAAATCCGCATGCCGATTGTAGAGTCGACGCATTTATTTGTGCGCGGGGTTGGTGAGCACACCGACATCGTTGAAAAAGAAATGTATGCCTTTGAAGATAGCCTCAATGGTGAAAAACTCACGCTGCGCCCTGAGGGTACTGCCGGATGTGTGAGGGCATGTATTGAACATGGATTGCTGTATAACCAAACTCAGCGCCTATGGTATATCGGCCCGATGTTTCGCCATGAGCGGCCGCAAAAAGGTCGCTTGCGTCAGTTTCATCAACTTGGTGTTGAAGCCTTTGGTTTTGCCACGCCAGATGTCGATGCCGAGATGATTTTAATGTTGGCCGACCTATGGCCACGCTTAGGTTTGACTGGGCTGAGTTTAGAGCTAAATTCTTTGGGTAATGCCGACGAGCGTGCTGCGCATCGTGCAGAGTTAATCAAATACCTTGAGGGGTATGTTGATGTACTCGATGAAGACAGCCGTCGTCGTTTATATACCAACCCATTACGCGTATTAGATACAAAAAACCCAGCGTTGCAGCAAATGGCTGAGAATGCACCGCGTCTAAGTGACTTTTTGGGTGATGAATCAAAAGCTCATTTTGAAGGCGTGAAATTGCTTCTTGATGATGCTGGGATTGAATATAAAATCAATCCGCGCTTGGTGCGTGGGCTGGATTATTACAATCGCACGGTTTTTGAGTGGGTAACCACTGAGCTTGGTGCACAAGGTACGGTTGCCGCTGGTGGACGTTATGATGGGCTCGTTGAGCAATTGGGCGGCAAGCCATGTCCTGGCGTCGGTTTCGCCATGGGGATTGAGCGATTGCTCTTGCTGCTTGAAGCCCAAAAAATAACCGCCCCCGCATCGGCTCCTGATGTTTATGTCATTAGCCAAGGTGACGAGGCGGCACGCTATGCATTTACCGCAGCGCGTCAGATGCGAGCTTTAGGGCTCAATGTGATATATCATGCTGGCGGCGGCAGCTTTAAATCACAATTTAAAAAAGCCGATCAATCAGGGGCGCAGTTTGCTGTCATTGTGGGCGAAGGTGAAATGCAAGCTGGTACGGTAAATGTTAAAACACTGACGGGCGTTAAACAGGGCGAACAACAAACTGTAGCGCAAGATCAGTTGGCAAATTTGATTTGTAGTCTTAAATAA
- the cysS gene encoding cysteine--tRNA ligase, whose product MLTLHNSLAREKQEFKPITPGHVNMYVCGMTVYDYCHIGHARMVVVFDVVARWLRESGFHVNYVRNITDIDDKIIKRAVENGESIQSLTSRFIDSMNEDFAALGIIRPDHEPRATDHVGGMQAIISKLFDKGLAYHAPNGDVYYSVKDFDGYGKLSRKDFDEQRAGERVEVDSNKRDPRDFVLWKAAKADEPSDVKWDSPWGKGRPGWHIECSAMSCHHLGEHFDIHGGGEDLQFPHHENEIAQSEGAHGQQYVNYWLHNGFINVDNEKMSKSLGNFFIIREVLQKFDAEVLRFFILRAHYRSPLNYSDVHLNDAKNALTRLYTALKTVSPADVAIDWNDPLAARFKVAMDDDFATTEAVAVLFELAAEANKHAGTELGAQKAGLLKALGGVLGLLQRDPQSFLQADVGAEGEWTAEKIEAAIVARREARADKNWAEGDRIRDELAAAGIVLEDKAGETTWRRN is encoded by the coding sequence ATGCTGACATTGCATAACTCTCTCGCCCGCGAAAAGCAGGAATTCAAACCCATTACTCCAGGTCATGTGAACATGTACGTCTGCGGCATGACCGTATACGACTACTGTCATATCGGCCATGCACGGATGGTTGTGGTGTTTGACGTGGTCGCGCGTTGGTTGCGCGAGAGTGGGTTTCACGTGAATTACGTGCGCAACATTACCGATATTGATGACAAAATCATCAAGCGTGCGGTCGAAAATGGTGAGTCGATCCAAAGTCTGACTTCGCGTTTTATCGATTCGATGAATGAAGATTTCGCGGCGCTGGGCATTATTCGCCCCGATCACGAGCCTCGCGCCACAGATCACGTCGGCGGGATGCAAGCGATTATCAGCAAGCTATTTGATAAAGGCTTGGCGTATCACGCACCGAATGGCGATGTGTATTACTCGGTGAAAGATTTCGACGGCTACGGCAAATTGTCGCGCAAAGATTTTGACGAGCAACGCGCTGGCGAGCGTGTTGAGGTCGATTCAAATAAACGCGATCCGCGCGATTTCGTACTGTGGAAAGCGGCTAAAGCCGATGAGCCGAGCGACGTGAAATGGGATTCGCCATGGGGCAAAGGTCGTCCGGGCTGGCATATCGAATGCTCGGCAATGTCTTGCCACCATTTGGGTGAGCATTTCGATATTCACGGTGGCGGTGAAGATTTGCAATTCCCGCACCACGAAAACGAAATTGCCCAATCCGAAGGCGCGCACGGCCAGCAATATGTGAACTACTGGCTGCACAACGGCTTTATCAATGTCGATAACGAAAAAATGTCGAAAAGCCTCGGCAACTTCTTCATTATTCGTGAAGTGCTGCAAAAGTTTGATGCTGAAGTGCTGCGTTTCTTTATTTTGCGCGCCCACTACCGCAGTCCGCTCAATTACAGCGATGTGCACTTGAATGATGCGAAAAACGCGCTGACACGCCTGTATACGGCGCTGAAAACGGTGTCGCCTGCGGACGTTGCCATTGATTGGAATGATCCATTGGCGGCACGTTTCAAAGTGGCGATGGATGATGACTTTGCGACGACCGAAGCGGTGGCGGTGTTGTTTGAATTGGCCGCTGAAGCCAATAAACACGCCGGTACTGAATTGGGTGCGCAAAAAGCCGGTTTGCTCAAGGCTTTGGGCGGCGTGCTTGGCTTGCTGCAGCGCGATCCGCAATCTTTCCTGCAGGCTGATGTTGGGGCGGAAGGTGAGTGGACTGCGGAAAAAATCGAGGCCGCCATCGTGGCGCGTCGTGAAGCGCGTGCTGACAAAAACTGGGCAGAAGGCGATCGAATTCGTGATGAATTGGCTGCGGCAGGTATTGTGCTGGAAGATAAAGCGGGTGAGACGACTTGGCGTCGTAACTAA
- the ndk gene encoding nucleoside-diphosphate kinase encodes MTIERTISIIKPDAVAKNVIGKIYDRFESAGLKVVAAKMKQLSRAEAEGFYAVHKERPFFNDLVNFMISGPVMIQVLQGENAVLKNRELMGATNPKEAAAGTIRADFAASIDANAVHGSDSLENAAIEIAYFFAASEVYGA; translated from the coding sequence ATGACAATCGAACGTACTATTTCCATCATCAAACCAGATGCAGTTGCAAAAAATGTAATCGGTAAAATTTACGACCGTTTCGAGTCTGCTGGCTTGAAAGTCGTTGCTGCAAAAATGAAACAACTGTCACGCGCTGAAGCTGAAGGCTTTTACGCAGTTCACAAAGAACGCCCTTTCTTTAATGATTTGGTGAACTTTATGATCTCTGGTCCAGTCATGATTCAAGTATTGCAAGGCGAAAACGCCGTATTGAAAAACCGCGAATTGATGGGCGCAACTAACCCGAAAGAAGCGGCTGCTGGCACGATCCGCGCTGATTTCGCTGCGAGCATCGACGCGAACGCAGTTCACGGTTCAGATAGTTTGGAAAATGCAGCGATTGAAATTGCTTATTTCTTTGCTGCTTCAGAAGTTTACGGCGCTTAA
- a CDS encoding SPOR domain-containing protein, which produces MSEGLDPILQQKEQQQLKTQLLWRLGIAGGLIAAILFGIAWLEKSQENAAPNLQIPQIAPELNASEAAEVASSVASAVASASPNPSPTANPTASAVIAITSTPSPVATAVITTSLPATKIQKIENIPQAIPTPRIEPKANKTIIATAIPLAKPLPTAEPQPATPNTTNSPIISKPALAYPAPVNSTRGYSVQAGVFLLSNNAEKLLGQLQQAGIPAYLETRVQIGPFKTKAEADAAVKKLKALGITPVVKTE; this is translated from the coding sequence ATGAGTGAAGGTCTAGACCCAATCCTTCAGCAAAAAGAGCAGCAACAGCTGAAAACCCAGCTACTTTGGCGCCTTGGTATTGCGGGCGGATTAATCGCCGCCATTCTATTTGGTATCGCATGGCTAGAAAAAAGCCAGGAAAATGCCGCACCCAATCTGCAAATTCCACAAATTGCACCAGAACTCAACGCCAGCGAAGCAGCAGAAGTCGCCTCTAGCGTAGCCAGCGCGGTGGCGAGCGCTTCTCCAAATCCAAGTCCGACTGCAAATCCGACTGCCAGTGCTGTCATTGCTATTACTTCAACCCCAAGTCCTGTTGCAACGGCCGTGATAACGACTTCACTTCCCGCGACTAAAATTCAAAAAATCGAAAATATCCCGCAAGCAATACCAACCCCACGTATTGAGCCAAAAGCAAATAAAACCATCATTGCTACAGCGATACCCCTTGCAAAACCACTACCCACAGCAGAACCTCAGCCAGCAACGCCAAATACAACAAACAGCCCGATCATTAGCAAGCCTGCGCTTGCCTATCCAGCACCCGTGAATAGCACTCGCGGCTATAGCGTACAAGCTGGGGTATTTTTACTCTCGAACAACGCCGAGAAATTACTTGGGCAACTGCAACAAGCTGGAATTCCTGCATATCTCGAAACACGCGTTCAAATTGGGCCGTTTAAAACCAAAGCAGAAGCCGATGCAGCAGTAAAAAAACTCAAAGCACTGGGCATTACACCGGTCGTTAAAACCGAATAA
- the rlmN gene encoding 23S rRNA (adenine(2503)-C(2))-methyltransferase RlmN, producing MSLNLLDYDAERLGQLMVQMGEKPFRAKQLLKWVHQRGAADFDVMSDIAKSFRQKLTAEACVAPPSMMAEQIAQDGTRKWLLDVGTGNGVEAVFIPEDDRGTLCVSSQVGCALDCTFCSTARQGFNRNLSTAEIIGQLWWANQRLSFDAARLGNAVNDDTRIVSNVVMMGMGEPLANYDNVVAAMRLMLDDNAYGLSRRRVTLSTSGMVPQLDRLREDCPVALAVSLHAPNDKIRDEIVPINKKYPLKELLNACNRYLEKAPRDFVTFEYVMLAGINDQPEHARQLVDLARSVSCKFNLIPFNPFPNSGYARSGREAIARFRDILTQAGYIVTVRKTRGDEIDAACGQLAGQVLDKTRRTEKMAETRPILFQQK from the coding sequence ATGTCATTAAATTTGTTGGATTACGATGCTGAGAGACTCGGCCAATTGATGGTGCAAATGGGGGAGAAGCCTTTTCGCGCCAAGCAATTGCTCAAGTGGGTTCATCAGCGCGGCGCCGCTGATTTTGACGTGATGAGCGATATTGCCAAGTCGTTTCGTCAGAAACTGACTGCAGAGGCCTGTGTTGCTCCGCCATCGATGATGGCCGAACAAATTGCCCAAGACGGCACCCGCAAGTGGTTGCTTGATGTGGGTACTGGCAACGGTGTGGAAGCTGTTTTTATTCCTGAAGACGACCGCGGGACTTTGTGTGTGTCGAGTCAGGTTGGCTGCGCGCTCGACTGTACGTTTTGTTCGACGGCACGCCAAGGTTTTAATCGTAATTTAAGTACGGCCGAGATTATTGGCCAATTGTGGTGGGCCAATCAGCGCTTGTCATTTGACGCTGCTCGCTTGGGTAATGCGGTCAATGACGATACCCGTATCGTGTCGAATGTTGTGATGATGGGTATGGGTGAGCCGCTGGCTAACTACGATAATGTTGTCGCCGCAATGCGTTTGATGCTCGATGATAACGCGTATGGCTTGTCGCGCCGTCGTGTGACATTGTCTACATCGGGGATGGTGCCGCAACTTGATCGCCTGCGTGAAGATTGCCCAGTGGCATTGGCGGTGAGTTTGCATGCGCCGAATGATAAAATTCGTGACGAAATTGTCCCGATTAATAAAAAATACCCATTAAAAGAATTACTTAATGCCTGTAATCGTTATCTGGAAAAAGCGCCGCGCGATTTCGTGACGTTTGAGTACGTAATGTTGGCAGGGATTAATGATCAACCAGAGCACGCTCGCCAACTGGTGGATTTGGCGCGTTCGGTGTCTTGTAAATTTAACTTAATACCGTTTAATCCATTCCCCAATTCAGGCTATGCTCGCTCTGGGCGTGAAGCAATTGCGCGTTTCCGTGATATTCTCACTCAGGCAGGCTACATTGTGACAGTGCGCAAAACACGTGGTGATGAAATTGATGCCGCGTGTGGTCAGTTGGCGGGGCAGGTGCTGGATAAAACTCGCAGAACTGAAAAAATGGCAGAGACGCGCCCGATTTTGTTTCAACAAAAATAA
- a CDS encoding tetratricopeptide repeat protein, whose protein sequence is MKKFWMVALSVLLMQVAFADDDVGPPEQRAATRTSLASEYYKRTLYAVAIDEAKKALQAVPDYAQAYNVLALSYLALRDEASAKSYFELAIKAAPKDPDINHNYANYLCDRSDFKNAFTRYEIALGNPLYPTPEATMLAAANCAQKAGDKALMRQYLVRANKQQSQNLQVKFQLANVLLEEGDLPQAKQLFIEVLRAIPKSPPELLWLGVRIERKIGNKESEARYANELRRMYPDSLEATKLQTGRYD, encoded by the coding sequence ATGAAAAAATTCTGGATGGTTGCTTTATCTGTTTTGCTGATGCAAGTTGCCTTTGCGGATGATGATGTTGGCCCTCCGGAGCAGCGCGCTGCGACACGAACCAGTTTGGCTTCTGAGTACTATAAACGTACTTTATACGCAGTTGCCATTGATGAGGCCAAAAAGGCTTTGCAAGCCGTGCCAGATTATGCGCAGGCCTACAATGTATTGGCCTTGTCTTATTTGGCTTTAAGAGATGAAGCTTCCGCGAAATCATATTTCGAGCTTGCGATTAAAGCAGCACCAAAAGATCCGGATATTAATCACAATTATGCAAATTACTTGTGTGATCGTAGTGATTTCAAAAACGCATTTACACGATACGAAATCGCATTAGGTAATCCGCTGTATCCTACGCCTGAAGCAACCATGCTTGCCGCTGCAAATTGCGCTCAAAAAGCAGGTGATAAGGCCTTGATGAGGCAATATCTGGTTCGTGCGAATAAGCAGCAATCACAAAATTTACAGGTGAAGTTTCAGTTAGCCAATGTACTGCTTGAAGAGGGTGATTTACCTCAAGCGAAACAGTTATTTATCGAAGTTTTACGTGCCATTCCAAAGTCGCCGCCAGAATTGCTCTGGCTGGGGGTAAGAATCGAACGTAAAATTGGCAACAAAGAATCTGAGGCACGCTACGCAAACGAATTGCGCCGGATGTATCCTGATTCATTAGAAGCAACCAAGCTCCAGACCGGACGTTATGACTGA
- the bamB gene encoding outer membrane protein assembly factor BamB, with the protein MRGLRFALLVSVVALTACSSVSNQPDPSPLPVIESKVQPKLVWKNEIGSETEFRFQPVFSGDLVAVVGGKSQVALLDRNSGQTKWKITLPQEVAGGVGVGSGLLAVGSLKGDVTALDVSNGKIVWTVKASSEVISAPVVANDLVIVRSNDGKVTAFSASTGTMKWIYQRQQPPLQLRNYAAPIVAEGIVYVGQAAGRLSALAVDDGRVLWEAPIALPRGASELERVTDIVAPPVVHADMVCAVAFQGRIACINTKNGSLIWTRDVSSWSGLAIDERYVYVSDVKGHISAFERNTGRSVWKQEKLAYRFVSGPAVLGNQVVVGDLEGYLHYLDPEDGSLVGRLATDGSRIYLAPQSNGSQAVVQTSKGGLYLLGAQ; encoded by the coding sequence ATGCGCGGTTTGCGTTTTGCTTTGTTGGTCAGCGTAGTGGCTCTGACCGCTTGTTCCTCGGTGAGCAATCAGCCAGATCCATCGCCTTTGCCTGTCATTGAATCAAAAGTGCAGCCAAAACTTGTTTGGAAAAACGAGATTGGTAGTGAAACTGAATTTCGCTTTCAACCTGTGTTTAGCGGTGATTTGGTGGCTGTTGTCGGTGGAAAGAGTCAAGTTGCATTGCTTGATCGTAATTCAGGCCAGACAAAGTGGAAAATCACACTGCCACAAGAGGTGGCTGGTGGCGTCGGAGTTGGCTCAGGTTTATTAGCAGTTGGTAGTCTGAAGGGCGATGTGACTGCGCTGGATGTCAGCAATGGCAAAATAGTCTGGACGGTAAAAGCATCGAGTGAAGTCATTTCAGCGCCAGTCGTTGCCAATGATTTGGTAATTGTTCGTTCCAATGATGGGAAAGTGACTGCATTTTCTGCCAGTACTGGCACAATGAAATGGATCTATCAGCGCCAGCAACCTCCATTGCAATTGCGTAATTATGCTGCTCCAATTGTTGCTGAAGGTATCGTTTATGTTGGACAAGCGGCGGGACGTCTTTCTGCGCTGGCTGTGGATGATGGTCGCGTGCTTTGGGAGGCGCCAATTGCATTGCCACGCGGTGCAAGCGAATTAGAGCGCGTAACCGATATTGTTGCGCCACCTGTGGTTCATGCTGATATGGTATGTGCAGTTGCTTTCCAAGGTCGGATAGCGTGCATAAATACGAAAAATGGCTCTTTGATCTGGACTCGTGACGTTTCGAGTTGGTCGGGTTTAGCAATTGATGAACGATATGTGTATGTGTCCGATGTAAAGGGTCATATCAGTGCGTTTGAGCGCAACACGGGTCGTTCTGTTTGGAAGCAGGAAAAACTTGCATATCGCTTTGTAAGTGGTCCTGCAGTATTGGGTAATCAGGTTGTAGTAGGTGATCTTGAAGGTTATTTGCACTATCTTGACCCTGAAGATGGGTCTTTGGTCGGTCGATTGGCCACCGATGGCAGTCGTATCTATTTAGCACCTCAGTCCAATGGCTCGCAAGCTGTTGTTCAGACGAGTAAAGGCGGATTGTATCTGCTTGGTGCACAGTAA
- the ispG gene encoding flavodoxin-dependent (E)-4-hydroxy-3-methylbut-2-enyl-diphosphate synthase, translated as MSSPILRRKTRQVLVGNVWVGSDHPVMVQSMTNTDTADAEATARQVFELWRAGSEAVRITVNSAEAAAQVANIKTKLENWGCKVPMVGDFHFNGDRLLRDYPDCAEALAKYRINPGNVGKGSKRDEKFAFMIEKAVQYNKPVRIGVNWGSLDQSIAARMMDENSKRAQPMTAEAVMREALIVSALESADQAIAWGLSPDKILLSCKVSHVQDLIAVYRDLGARCDYPLHLGLTEAGMGSKGIVASSAALAVLMQEGIGDTIRISLTPEPNGDRTKEVVVAQELLQTMGLRSFTPLVTACPGCGRTTSTVFQELAQDIQNFLREQMPIWRAQYPGVEDMKVAVMGCVVNGPGESKLADIGISLPGTGEVPVCPVYVDGEKDVTLKGDNVAQEFQAIVENYVLTRYGENGAKRRLDAPKIIPLAQI; from the coding sequence ATGTCTAGCCCGATTTTGCGTCGTAAAACTCGTCAAGTACTCGTTGGAAATGTCTGGGTAGGTAGTGATCACCCCGTTATGGTTCAATCAATGACCAATACTGATACGGCTGATGCAGAAGCAACTGCGCGTCAGGTGTTTGAGTTATGGCGTGCGGGCTCTGAGGCAGTTCGAATTACGGTCAATAGTGCTGAAGCTGCTGCTCAGGTCGCAAATATCAAAACCAAGCTCGAAAATTGGGGTTGTAAAGTACCGATGGTAGGGGACTTTCACTTTAATGGTGACCGTCTGCTCCGCGACTATCCCGACTGTGCTGAAGCCTTGGCAAAATATCGCATTAATCCTGGTAATGTAGGTAAAGGTAGTAAACGCGATGAGAAATTCGCGTTCATGATTGAAAAAGCCGTTCAATACAATAAACCGGTCCGTATTGGTGTTAATTGGGGTTCGCTTGATCAAAGTATTGCTGCGCGCATGATGGATGAAAACTCAAAACGAGCGCAGCCTATGACTGCAGAAGCGGTCATGCGTGAAGCCTTAATTGTTTCGGCACTAGAGTCTGCTGATCAGGCCATTGCTTGGGGTTTATCGCCAGATAAAATCCTGCTCTCGTGTAAAGTCTCTCACGTACAAGATCTGATCGCGGTGTATCGTGATTTGGGTGCTCGTTGCGATTATCCACTGCATCTGGGTTTGACCGAAGCGGGTATGGGTTCAAAAGGTATTGTTGCCTCGAGTGCTGCTTTGGCGGTATTAATGCAAGAAGGGATAGGCGATACAATCCGTATTTCTTTGACGCCAGAGCCCAATGGTGATCGCACCAAAGAGGTGGTTGTCGCGCAGGAACTATTGCAGACGATGGGCTTGCGTAGCTTTACGCCCTTAGTGACCGCGTGCCCTGGTTGCGGTCGTACAACTTCGACGGTTTTTCAAGAGTTGGCGCAAGATATTCAAAATTTCTTGCGTGAACAAATGCCGATTTGGCGTGCGCAATATCCTGGTGTTGAGGATATGAAAGTTGCTGTCATGGGCTGTGTTGTAAATGGTCCTGGTGAATCTAAATTGGCGGATATTGGTATTAGCCTGCCTGGTACTGGCGAGGTGCCTGTCTGCCCCGTGTATGTCGATGGCGAAAAAGATGTCACGCTCAAGGGTGATAATGTTGCCCAAGAGTTTCAGGCGATCGTTGAAAATTACGTCTTGACCCGTTATGGAGAAAATGGCGCTAAACGTCGATTGGATGCGCCAAAAATTATTCCATTGGCTCAAATTTAA
- a CDS encoding YfgM family protein, which yields MAAFDLQEQEQIAELKAWWQSWGQALALVLGAALIAYAAWTGWQTWQKRQVAQAAEIYAQMQAQGMDEVKFNSALSQLKTEYSSTPYSSRAALAAAKMAYMKGNPVKATTELNWVISNSKEVTLRDTAKLRLAGILMDGQKYDEALALIKTPEEESYSALFAEMRGDLMVAKKDNAAAADAYRQAIAKLPKDAPNLKLVEVKLDVLGVK from the coding sequence ATGGCAGCTTTTGACTTACAAGAACAAGAACAGATTGCCGAGCTTAAAGCTTGGTGGCAAAGCTGGGGTCAAGCATTGGCGCTGGTACTCGGCGCAGCGCTGATCGCTTATGCCGCATGGACTGGTTGGCAAACTTGGCAAAAACGCCAGGTTGCACAGGCGGCTGAAATCTATGCTCAGATGCAGGCACAGGGCATGGATGAGGTGAAATTTAACTCGGCTTTAAGTCAGTTGAAAACTGAATACTCAAGCACGCCTTATTCCTCACGCGCAGCCTTAGCTGCCGCGAAAATGGCCTATATGAAAGGCAATCCAGTGAAGGCGACGACTGAACTAAATTGGGTCATTAGCAACTCCAAAGAAGTCACCTTGCGCGATACTGCGAAATTACGACTAGCCGGTATCCTGATGGATGGCCAAAAATACGATGAAGCACTCGCGCTGATCAAAACACCGGAAGAAGAAAGCTACTCCGCGCTGTTTGCAGAGATGCGTGGTGATTTAATGGTCGCGAAAAAAGATAATGCCGCGGCAGCTGATGCATATCGCCAAGCAATTGCAAAATTGCCTAAAGATGCTCCTAATTTGAAGCTAGTTGAAGTGAAGCTTGATGTGCTTGGAGTGAAGTAA
- a CDS encoding helix-turn-helix domain-containing protein: MTDQIENTANNTFLPAGRQLRLAREAKGLSVDDIAGQLKLARRQIEAIEKEAFDELPSNLFIRGFVRNYARLVGLDVEPLLQYLATVLPEERVQSVLPSSSAEDGSTVMLSERSSGSRSSLLLIMSLIGMFIGVAAVYWYLQQPSSPDLALAEVSTPEVVDASVVAQASSVEVAAVASVASAATTVAVASAPIVSPNAAVVASAVLAATPVASKVTQAASVVAGEVELALMTESDSWVQIVDANGNKVMSEIVRPGFERKASGKPPFSVKIGNAPKTKLFMHGQPVDLNSYIKPGSDVVNLELK; this comes from the coding sequence ATGACTGATCAGATAGAAAATACTGCTAATAATACTTTTTTACCTGCTGGGCGGCAGTTACGTCTTGCTCGTGAGGCCAAGGGTTTATCGGTTGACGACATTGCAGGGCAATTAAAACTAGCTCGTCGCCAAATTGAGGCGATTGAAAAAGAAGCTTTTGATGAGTTGCCAAGTAATCTATTTATTCGTGGATTTGTGCGCAACTATGCAAGATTGGTAGGCTTAGATGTAGAACCTTTGCTGCAATATCTTGCAACGGTATTGCCTGAAGAGCGAGTGCAAAGTGTACTTCCCAGCTCAAGTGCCGAAGATGGCTCGACTGTTATGCTTAGTGAACGATCATCAGGTTCTCGCTCAAGCTTATTGCTGATCATGTCCCTGATTGGCATGTTTATTGGAGTTGCTGCTGTTTACTGGTATTTGCAGCAACCTTCAAGCCCAGACCTTGCATTGGCCGAAGTGTCTACGCCGGAAGTAGTTGATGCTTCCGTTGTGGCACAAGCATCTTCGGTAGAGGTGGCTGCCGTCGCGTCAGTGGCAAGCGCGGCTACTACAGTTGCGGTAGCTTCTGCACCCATTGTCAGCCCTAATGCAGCTGTCGTAGCAAGTGCTGTATTGGCTGCGACACCCGTGGCCAGCAAAGTCACTCAAGCTGCTTCGGTTGTTGCAGGCGAAGTTGAGCTAGCTTTGATGACAGAATCAGATAGCTGGGTGCAAATTGTTGATGCGAATGGTAATAAAGTGATGTCTGAAATTGTACGTCCTGGCTTTGAGCGCAAAGCCTCAGGAAAGCCGCCATTTTCAGTAAAAATCGGCAATGCGCCAAAAACTAAACTTTTTATGCATGGTCAGCCAGTTGATTTGAATAGCTATATCAAACCTGGCTCGGATGTTGTTAATTTGGAACTGAAATAA